The Verrucomicrobium spinosum DSM 4136 = JCM 18804 DNA segment GATTTCTCCTGGAAATTGATGTTCCTTGTCGGGGCCGCGCCAGCGTTCCTGGTGGTGTTCATTCAGCTGAAGCTGAAGGAGCCTGAAAAGTGGGTTAAGGCCCGTGAAGCTGGTCGCGTGGCCGGGGTGGCCTTTGGGTCGTATGCTTCTCTCTTTGGCGTCGCTCGCTGGCGTCGCTCCGCCCTCTTGGGCATGGTGCTCTGCGTAGCCGGAGTGATTGGCCTTTGGGGTATCGGGTTCTTCAGCCCGGAGCTGGTCGGCGGGGTGATCGAGAAGTCCCTGGTCGAGGCCAATGTGCCAGCCAATGAGATCGCTGGTGCCAAGGCTCGCTGGATTGGGATCAACTCCATTGTCCAGAACATCGGTGCATTTATCGGCATGATCCTCATGACGAAACTGGCACAGAAGATGGGGCGCAAGCCGGCCTTTGCCATCGCCTTTGTGGCAGCCTTGCTGGCCACGGTTGGCTTCTTCCAGTTCTTCGGTGGCAAGGGTGATGTGTGGATGAGCGCCATCATGGGCGGGTGCCAGCTTGCGCTGTTTGCCGGCTTCGCCATTTATCTCCCGGAACTCTTTCCCACCCGTCTGCGTAGTACTGGTGTCAGCTTCTGTTACAACGTCGGTCGTTTCGTGGCGGCAAGTGGTCCCTTCACGCTGGGTGCCCTTCAGGCGCACCTCAAGGCCGGGGCGACCACGACGGAAGCAAAGCTGGATGCCTTCCGCAATGCGGCAACCTACATGAGCGGCATCTTCCTCCTTGGATTGATCGTGCTCTTGTTCCTTCCCGAGACCAAAGGCAAACCCCTGCCGGAAGACTCCTAGTCCTTATTCCTGTTTCTGAATTTTAAGGGGAGAAGGTCTCACGGCCTTCTCCCTTTTCTTTTTTTTGCAATCCACCGGGTGATCACACTCGCAGAACGAGGCGGGATACGCTAGCCTGCCGCCATGACTGCCCAAGAACTTGCCGCCTCCGCCAAGAGCGATCCAGCTCCGGCGGAAGATCTCTCGGAAGAGGCCAAGGCCCTCTGGTTCGCCAAAAAAGGGGACTGGCACGAGGCTCACGAGATTGCCCAGGAGATTCACACCCCCATGGGCTCATGGATCCATGCGCTCTTGCACCTCATTG contains these protein-coding regions:
- a CDS encoding MFS transporter, with translation MSQSPVLTSDNTPWWKGLTSYHWFVFAMASLAWMFDCLDQQLFILARGSAMKTLLPEGYDASLYGGYATSIFVAGWATGGLIFGSVGDRIGRAKTLTITVLMYSVFTGLSALSKGWIDFAIYRFITGLGVGGVFGLAVALTADALPDHARAGALGTLQALSAVGNVAAGLISMWVGGLVESKAISPDFSWKLMFLVGAAPAFLVVFIQLKLKEPEKWVKAREAGRVAGVAFGSYASLFGVARWRRSALLGMVLCVAGVIGLWGIGFFSPELVGGVIEKSLVEANVPANEIAGAKARWIGINSIVQNIGAFIGMILMTKLAQKMGRKPAFAIAFVAALLATVGFFQFFGGKGDVWMSAIMGGCQLALFAGFAIYLPELFPTRLRSTGVSFCYNVGRFVAASGPFTLGALQAHLKAGATTTEAKLDAFRNAATYMSGIFLLGLIVLLFLPETKGKPLPEDS